Part of the Leptospira bouyouniensis genome is shown below.
GTAAGTCATAATGGAACAAAACAAACGAAAAGATTAGGTGACACATTGATGAAAACAAACAAATTCCAAAACCGTTATCTAAAAGGGATCTACCATGGAACTTAAAACAAAAGTGATCGCAGAAAACAACAAACAAGAATTAACGATTGAACGTGAGTTTGATTTACCAGCTTCTTTGGTTTATTTAGCTCATACTGAACCAGAACTCATTGAACAATGGATGGGAAATAAAGTCCTACAATTTGAAAAACGAAACCATGGAAGTTATCAATTTGAAACCAAATCGCAAGAAGGAATGGTTCTCTTCCGAGCCAATGGAGTTTTGTTAAACCTTATCGAGAATCAAAGTTTTGTCAGAACTTTTGAAATGGAAAACACTGGATTTCCCATCCAACTTGAATTTTTTACTTTTGAGTCGATTTCCGAAACCAAATCGAAACTAAAAATGCATATCATCTATAAGTCCGTGGAACAGAGGGATCAAATATTAAAAATGCCATTTGCAAAAGGGATCAATATGGCACATGATCGACTGGAGGAAGTTGTATCAAAATCAATGCCGTAATGAGAGCACCCTTACTCTAGTAAGACAAAAATTGGCGATCAATGTGAAGCTTCATAAATGAAATAAATGATTAGGAGAATAAAATGTCAGAGAAAACAAAAAAAATTCTATATTGGTTCTTTACCCTTTGGTTGTCGCTTGGTATGGTATCAACAGCGATTGTCCAACTTTTGAAACTTCCAGAAGAAGTGGAAAAAATTAACCAATTGGGTTACCCTACCTACTTTCTTACCATGTTAGGTGTGTGGAAACTATTGGGTGTGGTCGCTGTACTCGCTCCCAAATTCGTTTTACTCAAAGAATGGGCGTATGCTGGTTTTTTCTTTGCCATGTCAGGTGCTGCCATCTCCCACATTAGCTGTGGCCATCCCATACCCGAAATTTTACCTTCGGTTTTACTTTTAAGCCTAACAGTGATTTCTTGGTACTTACGACCTGAAAATCGTAAGGTCAAAGGGAAATGAATGATCAAGTTAGGTTGCTTACGAACTTGATCAATTGATTGATCAATCAACAAACCGTTAGGTCGTGGTTAAGAGAAATTAAATGGTACAAATGCAAAGCAAAAGTTTTATATGATGGATGAGAGAATCGCAGTGCGTCAAGGATTTCAAATCTTAAATTTTATTTGTATTGTGCCATTGTTCTTTATCTTTTTTGGTTCACTAGGTATTCCTGATACCAATGCCAAGAGCCATAAAATGCGATGAGAAGAAATACCACATATTCTATTGTCACAAATGGGATTCCCTTTAAGTGGTAGAGAACAATACAAACTAGATCGACGAACACCCATAAAAACCAAGATTCCAGCTTCCTTTGGGCAAGTAACAAATTGGCGAATATACTTGCCACAGTGGTAAAGGCATCCCAATACAAAAAGTCAGGTGGTTTTACAAATAAACTGGGGAACCAACCTGGTAGTTGTTTTGTGAACTGGCCAAGACCAAAAGTTCCAAACACAAGGCATACTATTAAGATCAGATTTTTTTCTTTGCCAAGAGAAACAATTTTCGTAAAGGAACCTGTTCGTTTTCTCCAGATGACCCAACCATAAATACTCGATCCAAAAAAATAGATCTGTAACAACATATCAGAATACAATTGGATTTGGAAAAATAAAAAGAAAAAACAAATGGAGTTAAAAATACCAATGGGCCAAGTTAAAATATGATTCCTGGAAGCCAAATACACACAAACAAGACCAGAAGTGGTACCTATAAATTCAAGTAACGATAAAGGATACCCAAACAATTCTATCATTGTAAATTCTAAAGACAAGGATTGTTTCAAAAGAAGGAAAACTGTCATCAATTTCTAGTCTCTAAAGTGAATTCTCACGAATTATTTCCAAACCAACGAAATGGTTTCGAATTTGGTTTTAAAATGTATAAATTTTGTGAATCGGGGTAACATCACTCACTTTGTATTTCAATCGATTCGAAAAAAATCTTCCTTAAACCCTTTATCTCCAAGCCATTTACTTTGCAAAAGATTATAACCGACGATTTCGAAGTCTCTTGCTATCCACTTCCTATACTTTTTTTTGGTTCGAGAAAACGCATATGGATCAACAAAAGACATTTCCTGTTTCATAACAGCATAATCTTCATTCGTTGGAACAGTGAAGTATAAGTAATTACAATACTTTGCCATCTTTTCTAATACAAAAGGGATTTGGTTTTCTGGCAAATATTGGATGACTGAATTACAAATACCAAGCTCCACAGGTTCTTTTTCTAATTTTGGTAAAACTAGTGTTTCCAGTGATTCATGATAAATGTGAAACTTATCGGATCGTTTGACCCAATCCTTTTTTTTCAATTCCTCAAATGCTTCTTTGGATGCATCCACAGCAAATACTTTGACGGGAGAAAAGGCTTTTACCATCTCACGGAGTAAAATCCCCTTTCCAAACCCAAAGTCTGCGATTTTATATACTGGAATTTCCATCAGTTGGAAAAGAGACTTTAAGTATTCCGCATGTTGTTTGGCATTATAGGATCCATCAACATCAAGCCCATTCCCATAAATCTCTGACCAGTATTCCGATCCAAACTCTTTGCCATTTTTCCCAAGCCCAACAGGTTTTGCTTTCAAAAATCGTTTCATTAGAATTGAACTCCTAAACTTTGGAGTTCCCGAATCATTTCTTTGATGTACTTTGGATCCTTAGTTAACTCGTCTACTTCCTTTTGGTAGGCTTTTGTGACCATTTGGTTGTCCAACTTCACTCGTTTTAAATATACATCCAAAGATTCTTTTGTGATTTTACTCGATGGGAAATCTGCCATCAATGGATGAGAAAAAAATCTTTGTCTAATCGCATCTTCTAATTCCCGAATTTTGGATTTGATGATCCCAACAAACCGTTTGATCGAAGTATCATGGAAGGAAACATTCGTTTGTTGGTTGGGGATGAGTTCATCCACTTGTAATTTGATCTCTAATATTTCTGCGATGTTCATATTATCTCTCGCACCCGAGAGTTTTGTCATCAGTTTGGCTTTTTTCTCTCGTAAGATTGGATCTTGTTCTTTGTCAGGGTGGATGAGTTTTGCTAAATTTTTGAATAATGTATTGATATCTGTACTCAACAAACGTTCTGCTTCTAGTTGTTTTTTTTCTTTCTCCATTTGGGCTTTTGATTTTCGTTTGTCTTTGGATCCCGATTGAGACTTTCTAAAATACTCAGCCCGGTATTCTTCATACTTTTCACGAAAATCTCGGTATTTTTCTTCGTGAGACTCTCTCTCTTCCTCCGAATCAAATTGTGTGCGATTAAAATCATCCAAATCTATATCCACACCGAACGTTTGTTTGATGCGCGATTCCATTTGGTTTTTATACCGAATTCGTTCCATTTTCTCAAATTTGGTTTCTAACTGATCACGAAATGGGTTATAAAATTCAGGATCTTCTGTCAAATTATCGTTACAAATATCCAATAAATACCTTCGTAAAAACTCTCTTTGCATTTTACCAAAAGATAGTTTTTCTTCCAGTAATATGGAACACATGAGTTCAAATCGTTCACGTTCCAATTGTTTTTGTTTGTTCAATTCTGGTAAAACTACACTAAGATATGTTTCATTCACCAATTGGAATAAAGGTTCAATCTCTTTGGATCGATCCAACGTTTCTTTGTGTTTACGCAAAGCATCGTTGAATTCTTTTTGAGCTTTGGTTTGGTTGGAAGATTCTCCTGACCAAACCATTTCTTCTTCATAGGAAGTTTTTTCAACTGAGGTTTTCGTTTGGTTAGAATTCGTTTTTTTTATCGTAGATTTTGGTTTTGATGATGAATTACTTTTGGGTTTAGAAGTTGGCATGAAAAGGAGTGACTTGCCAGAAAAACTCTGGCAAGTGTTTCATAGAATTTTTTGTTACGCTTTCATCAAGTTCAAGGCAGCACCTGCTTTGAACCATTCGATTTGTTGCGCATTGTAAGTATGGTTTACTTGGATCTCGTCTTTTTTCCCATCTTTGTGGTTGAGAACGAGTGTGAGTGCCTTACCTTCTTGGAAACTTGTTAAACCATTGATGTCGATCGAATCATCTTCTTGGATTTTATCGTAATCATCTTTGTTTGCAAAGGTCAATGCCAGCATCCCTTGTTTTTTCAAGTTTGTCTCGTGGATCCGAGCAAATGATTTCACAAGGACAGCTCTCACTCCCAAATGTCTTGGTTCCATGGCTGCATGTTCTCTTGAAGAACCTTCTCCATAGTTTTCATCACCTACCACAATGGATCCAATGCCTTGTGCTTTGTAAGCTCTTTGGGTTTGCGGAACAGGTTCATAATTCCCAGTGATTTGGTTTTTCACTTCATTGGTTTTGCCATTGAAGAAGTTGGTCGCACCAATGAGAAGGTTATTGGAGATATTGTCCAAGTGGCCGCGGAATTTTAACCAAGGACCTGCCATTGAAATATGGTCCGTTGTACATTTTCCTTTTGCTTTGATAAGGAGTTTCAAACCTTTGAGGTCTGTTCCTTCCCAAGCCTTGAATGGTGCTAAAAGTTGGAGCCTTGTCGAACTTGGATCTACAATCACTTGGACACCAGATCCGTCAGCCGCAGGAGCAACATAACCTGCATCTTCCACCGCAAACCCTTTTTTGGGAAGTTCTTCCCCAGTAGGTGGGTCAAGTTTTACCTTTTCCCCTTTTTCGTTGGTGAGAGTGTCAGTGAGAGGATTGAATCCTAAATCACCTGCAATGGCAAGCGCTGTTGTGATCTCAGGAGATGCAACAAAGGCATACGTGTTTGGGTTACCATCTTGGCGAGCTTGGAAGTTACGATTGAAGGAGTGAACAATTGTGTTTTTTTCCTTTTTCTCTGCACCCACGCGAGACCACATCCCGATACAAGGACCACAAGCATTCGAAAATACTTTTGCTCCAATTTGGTTGAAGGTATCAATGAATCCATCTCTTTGGATTGTGTATCGAACAAGTTCCGATCCAGGAGTGATGGTAAATTCCGCTTTGGTTTTGAGACCTTTGGAAGCTACTTGTTTGGCAAGTGAAGCGGCACGAGAGATGTCTTCGTAAGAAGAGTTCGTACAAGATCCGATGAGACCCACTTCCACTTTGAGAGGCCAACCATTCTTGGCCGCCTCTTCTTTCATTTTTGAAATGGGAGTCGCAAGGTCTGGTGTGAACGGTCCATTGACATATGGCTCAAGAGTGTCGAGATCAATTTCAATCACTTGGTCAAAGTATTTTGCTGGGTCAGCATAAACTTCTGGGTCTGCTGTAAGATGTGCTTTGTATTTGTTAGCAAGGTCTGCCACATCACTTCTGTTAGTGGATCGTAAGTAACGCTCCATAGAAGCATCATATCCAAATGTAGAAGTGGTAGCTCCAATTTCAGCACCCATGTTACAGATTGTACCTTTTCCAGTACAAGAAAGAGCTTCAGCTCCTGGTCCAAAGTATTCTACAATAGCTCCCGTTCCACCTTTCACAGTGAGAATCCCTGCAACTTTTAAAATCACATCTTTTGCTGATGTCCAACCATTGAGTTTACCTGTGAGTTTGACACCGATAGCTTTTGGCCATTTGAGTTCCCAAGGGAGACCCGCCATCACATCACAAGCGTCAGCTCCGCCCACCCCAATTGCAACCATTCCAAGCCCACCAGCATTCACTGTATGGGAGTCGGTTCCTATCATCATACCACCCGGGAATGCATAGTTTTCTAAAACTACTTGGTGGATGATACCAGCGCCTGGTTTCCAGAACCCAATTCCATATTTATTGGAAACGGAAGATAAAAAATCATAAACTTCTTTGTTTTCAGTGACCGCAATGCCAAGGTCTTTTCCTGATTCTTCTTTTGCTGTGATTAAGTGGTCACAGTGAACGGTGGAAGGCACTGCCACTTTTTTTCGGCCAGCTTGCATGAACTGCAAAAGCGCCATTTGTGCTGTTGCATCTTGCATCGCCACTCGGTCTGGTGCAAAGTCAACGTAGTCAGCACCACGTCCAAAACTTTTGGATGGATTTCCGTCCCAAAGGTGGTTGTATAAAATCTTTTCTGTGAGAGTGAGGGGTCGACCCACAATCTTCCTGGCTTGTGTGATGGCCGCTTCCATTTTGGAATAACGAGCCGCGATCATTTCTATATCAAATGCCATCTGAACCTCTTATACCTATCAGACCGCAGGAAAAAAGGGAATCAATCGAAAATTAAACTACAGAACTTAAAATCAGTAAAATTGGAAATTTTGACGAATTGGAAAGGTGATCAACCATCAATACGGACATAAACCTCATCGGCTTTAAGGATGAGTCCTGTTTTGATTTCGATCAGTCTTGTATTGACAAAAACACCGTCTTGGTAAGGGGTCACAATCCCTGTGATGATGACTCCAACTTTCAATACTTCACCTATTTTACGCAAGGTGGCAGTGTCCGTTGGTGAATCCAAACTTAGACCTGCTTCCTTTAAAACCTTTTGGTTTGCCAACCGATCTAAGATAAGAAATCGATCTTTTTTGACAAGTTCGGTTGTGAGTTTTTCGGCAAGGATCTCGCCGTAAGGGCTTTTTTTCCCTTCATTATCAAGGAAAGTCAAAACAACGAGCCTTTCTGGTTGGAAATAAAATCCTTTTTCAGATAAGGAAACTGCCAATTGTTCTAAGGGTGGGATTGATGGTTTTTTAGGTTTGGTTTCTCTCTCTTCCCCCAAGTAACAAGCGCTAAAGATTCCCATCAATAATACTAAGGCAAATATTCTAAAATGCAAGTTCCATCCCAAGCGAAGTAACATATTCATAAAACGATTTTCCATTAAATGTATTCCCTACCATATATCCACCAGGGACTCCATATAAAACGCCGTCTTTATAAAATTGATTTTGGAAGTTGAGAAAAAACGTAGTTTTTTGATTTCCTGGGTGTTTTCCACGAAAGGAAGCAGAAAAGGTTTCAGGGGATCTTCCGTTTTGGTCCCTGACTCGGAGTAGAGGGTCATTAAAAACATTAAATATTTGGTTCCCTAAGTAAAGGGAATAATTTTTCGAAGGTCCTAAAAAGAAGATCAAACCTAAAGATGCAATATCTTGGGCCGGCACAAACCCGATTTGTCCATTGGAAGCACTTGGCCTTTGGTTCACGTAATTGTATTTTACATTGAGTTGGATTTTATCACTGCCGAAAAAAAAAGAAAACTTTCCACCTTCTGCTCCATAAGAAGAAACAGGGTTTTCTGTTTTAACATTATAAACTGAGGTTTGCACCTTAAGGAATTGTGATGCCGAAAAACTTCCTTGGTATTCGTAAAGTTGTTTTGGATCGTATAACGTGCGCTTGTTTGCCTCTAACTGGCGAAAAATCATATTCGTGGAAGGATGTGTAGAAGTTGACAAAAAGAATTGTGAAAGTGCTGGTTCCCCACTCTGTTTTGCATCGATCACAGAAAAACTAACTGGAGAAAAATCAGAGTCAAATTTAGAATAAGAGTAAGAAAAATTGCTACGTATGTTCCCTCGTTTTGAAGGGTTACCGAATTTCTCTAAAGAAAAAAAAACAAAACTTTCTTTAGGAGATTCTGAAAATTCCGAACGTTTTGTATTCCCTAAAAATCGATCAGAATCAATGAATAAATCAGAAGTTTTTTTTTCAACTAACTGTGGTTTTGTTGTATTTTCCAATTTTTTGACTTGGTTTTCTTGGATGGGTGCCAAAGCCACCACGGCGAGAAGACCAAATCCAGAAATTAATGAGACAAAAACAGAAGCTTGTGGGGAGTTCATAAAGAAACTGTAGAAACATATTTCCTAATCTAAAAGACATGTAAAGATATTTTTAAAATAAGAACATCGAGTCACCGTAGGAATAAAAACGAAAGTGGTTCTGTAATGCATACTGATAAGAATTCATCACGAGTCGACTATTAGCAAAGGCACTAACGAGTAACAACAAACTTGATTTTGGCAAATGAAAGTTTGTGATCAGTCCTTGTACGGATTGAATATTGTCCCCTGGCGACAAAAATATGTCAGTTTGACTTACGCCTACCTTATATTTCTGTTGTTGAGAATCAAATACAGTTTCGAGTACACGAAGAGAAGTAGTTCCAATCGCAATGATCCGACGCCCTTCTTTTTTTGCAGTGTTCAATCGAATGGAAGATTCTTCTGTGATTTCATATTTTTCTTTGTGTAATGTTTTAGTATGCCACTGTTCGGCGGTTAAAGGACGAAATGTCCCATAACCTACTTGGAGATTGACCGGTACAAATTCGATTCCAAACTGGACAAGTTCTGCTCTTAGGGAATCTGTAAAATGTAATCCTGCGGTTGGTGCGGCAACAGAACCCGATTTTTTTGCAAAGATGGTTTGGTAACGATTTTTATCCTCTTCGATAACCTTCCGTTTCAAATATGGTGGGATGGGTATGGTTCCAAAAACTTCAAAGTCTTCGTCACGAACCAAACGTATAGAACGTAAGCGGGACAATTCATCAAGTTTTCCTTCATAAACAAATTGAAATTCAGCGAAACCAACTGGCGAA
Proteins encoded:
- the queA gene encoding tRNA preQ1(34) S-adenosylmethionine ribosyltransferase-isomerase QueA, whose translation is MDFLNQFDFHLPDEQIARFPAKNRDESRLLIVNRANETFVEAPFFRDIRNWLRPGDVLVYNETKVSYRRVYLQVDSGRIHEAIFLETIDNDPSSWACILKNRAKLKLGEILSPVGFAEFQFVYEGKLDELSRLRSIRLVRDEDFEVFGTIPIPPYLKRKVIEEDKNRYQTIFAKKSGSVAAPTAGLHFTDSLRAELVQFGIEFVPVNLQVGYGTFRPLTAEQWHTKTLHKEKYEITEESSIRLNTAKKEGRRIIAIGTTSLRVLETVFDSQQQKYKVGVSQTDIFLSPGDNIQSVQGLITNFHLPKSSLLLLVSAFANSRLVMNSYQYALQNHFRFYSYGDSMFLF
- a CDS encoding class I SAM-dependent methyltransferase, giving the protein MKRFLKAKPVGLGKNGKEFGSEYWSEIYGNGLDVDGSYNAKQHAEYLKSLFQLMEIPVYKIADFGFGKGILLREMVKAFSPVKVFAVDASKEAFEELKKKDWVKRSDKFHIYHESLETLVLPKLEKEPVELGICNSVIQYLPENQIPFVLEKMAKYCNYLYFTVPTNEDYAVMKQEMSFVDPYAFSRTKKKYRKWIARDFEIVGYNLLQSKWLGDKGFKEDFFRID
- a CDS encoding aconitate hydratase; the encoded protein is MAFDIEMIAARYSKMEAAITQARKIVGRPLTLTEKILYNHLWDGNPSKSFGRGADYVDFAPDRVAMQDATAQMALLQFMQAGRKKVAVPSTVHCDHLITAKEESGKDLGIAVTENKEVYDFLSSVSNKYGIGFWKPGAGIIHQVVLENYAFPGGMMIGTDSHTVNAGGLGMVAIGVGGADACDVMAGLPWELKWPKAIGVKLTGKLNGWTSAKDVILKVAGILTVKGGTGAIVEYFGPGAEALSCTGKGTICNMGAEIGATTSTFGYDASMERYLRSTNRSDVADLANKYKAHLTADPEVYADPAKYFDQVIEIDLDTLEPYVNGPFTPDLATPISKMKEEAAKNGWPLKVEVGLIGSCTNSSYEDISRAASLAKQVASKGLKTKAEFTITPGSELVRYTIQRDGFIDTFNQIGAKVFSNACGPCIGMWSRVGAEKKEKNTIVHSFNRNFQARQDGNPNTYAFVASPEITTALAIAGDLGFNPLTDTLTNEKGEKVKLDPPTGEELPKKGFAVEDAGYVAPAADGSGVQVIVDPSSTRLQLLAPFKAWEGTDLKGLKLLIKAKGKCTTDHISMAGPWLKFRGHLDNISNNLLIGATNFFNGKTNEVKNQITGNYEPVPQTQRAYKAQGIGSIVVGDENYGEGSSREHAAMEPRHLGVRAVLVKSFARIHETNLKKQGMLALTFANKDDYDKIQEDDSIDINGLTSFQEGKALTLVLNHKDGKKDEIQVNHTYNAQQIEWFKAGAALNLMKA
- a CDS encoding FlgO family outer membrane protein, which translates into the protein MNMLLRLGWNLHFRIFALVLLMGIFSACYLGEERETKPKKPSIPPLEQLAVSLSEKGFYFQPERLVVLTFLDNEGKKSPYGEILAEKLTTELVKKDRFLILDRLANQKVLKEAGLSLDSPTDTATLRKIGEVLKVGVIITGIVTPYQDGVFVNTRLIEIKTGLILKADEVYVRIDG
- the pnuC gene encoding nicotinamide riboside transporter PnuC produces the protein MTVFLLLKQSLSLEFTMIELFGYPLSLLEFIGTTSGLVCVYLASRNHILTWPIGIFNSICFFFLFFQIQLYSDMLLQIYFFGSSIYGWVIWRKRTGSFTKIVSLGKEKNLILIVCLVFGTFGLGQFTKQLPGWFPSLFVKPPDFLYWDAFTTVASIFANLLLAQRKLESWFLWVFVDLVCIVLYHLKGIPFVTIEYVVFLLIAFYGSWHWYQEYLVNQKR
- a CDS encoding DoxX family protein encodes the protein MSEKTKKILYWFFTLWLSLGMVSTAIVQLLKLPEEVEKINQLGYPTYFLTMLGVWKLLGVVAVLAPKFVLLKEWAYAGFFFAMSGAAISHISCGHPIPEILPSVLLLSLTVISWYLRPENRKVKGK
- a CDS encoding SRPBCC family protein is translated as MELKTKVIAENNKQELTIEREFDLPASLVYLAHTEPELIEQWMGNKVLQFEKRNHGSYQFETKSQEGMVLFRANGVLLNLIENQSFVRTFEMENTGFPIQLEFFTFESISETKSKLKMHIIYKSVEQRDQILKMPFAKGINMAHDRLEEVVSKSMP